In Anaerolineae bacterium, a single genomic region encodes these proteins:
- a CDS encoding MFS transporter — SAVLLGAILLVITLSIPAEQRLLFAIMLSINALFIPFAAPNVISTVFDITLPEVRSTAMSIQLFIESAGAALAPLMAGLIAVRASLHDAILLICVTAWVLCAIFFGVAAYLIPRDIATLREQLRQRAEAERIAVEA; from the coding sequence AGCGCGGTCTTGCTGGGCGCCATCCTGTTGGTCATCACCCTCAGCATTCCGGCCGAACAGCGCCTCCTGTTCGCCATTATGCTGAGCATCAACGCCCTGTTCATCCCCTTCGCGGCGCCCAACGTCATCTCCACCGTGTTCGACATCACCCTGCCGGAAGTGCGCAGTACCGCCATGTCCATCCAGCTCTTCATCGAATCCGCCGGCGCCGCGCTGGCCCCGCTGATGGCCGGCCTCATCGCCGTGCGCGCCAGCCTGCACGATGCCATCCTGCTCATCTGCGTCACCGCCTGGGTGCTGTGTGCCATCTTCTTCGGGGTGGCCGCCTATCTCATCCCGCGCGATATCGCCACCCTGCGGGAACAGCTCCGCCAGCGCGCTGAGGCGGAGCGTATCGCCGTGGAAGCCTGA
- a CDS encoding DUF1722 domain-containing protein — protein sequence MRVWDLHPGYLDRQNLLGEHNEIHGLLTIIGESRRGYAQHPETMRWREHLPALCCRHDLVVAEMRLRGYQHRSPAGEYDAHQLTWPAEFLDPPARQFLLLAERYARRGSPGGRIPLPQSTQELWAQHKYSVLVRSPEAYQDIGRRVANTRSADEFDALALELTRWLRRPPAPGRLINALQHMWGYVSPLAERPAPAEPAELLRMIQSLAFAHHVTYLLESTALSDLAGWLDSGISQRGRSRHDIFTLEERL from the coding sequence ATGCGCGTGTGGGATCTTCATCCCGGTTATCTGGATCGCCAGAACTTGCTGGGGGAGCATAACGAGATTCACGGTTTGCTGACCATCATCGGGGAGAGCCGGCGGGGATACGCGCAGCACCCCGAGACCATGCGCTGGCGGGAGCATCTGCCGGCACTGTGCTGTCGCCACGACCTGGTGGTCGCGGAGATGCGCCTGCGCGGGTATCAGCACCGCTCGCCCGCCGGCGAGTACGACGCACACCAACTCACCTGGCCGGCGGAGTTCCTTGACCCGCCGGCGCGGCAGTTCCTCCTGCTCGCCGAGCGCTATGCGCGCCGCGGCAGTCCGGGCGGACGCATACCGCTCCCTCAATCCACGCAGGAGCTGTGGGCACAGCACAAGTATTCGGTGCTGGTGCGCTCCCCCGAGGCATATCAGGACATCGGCCGGCGTGTGGCGAACACGCGGTCAGCGGACGAATTCGACGCGCTAGCGCTGGAGCTGACGCGCTGGCTTCGCCGGCCGCCGGCCCCCGGCCGGCTCATCAACGCGCTCCAGCACATGTGGGGGTATGTCAGCCCTTTGGCAGAAAGACCTGCCCCTGCGGAGCCGGCGGAACTGCTCAGGATGATCCAATCCCTTGCCTTCGCCCATCATGTCACCTACCTGCTGGAGTCCACCGCCCTGAGCGACCTGGCCGGCTGGCTTGACAGCGGGATTTCCCAGCGAGGGAGATCCCGGCACGATATATTCACCCTGGAGGAGAGGTTATGA
- a CDS encoding CbiX/SirB N-terminal domain-containing protein has protein sequence MTVHPIAIVLAMHGAPPRDFPRRELQEFMGLHGRLEHAAGPEREALQRRHDELETRMRSWPRTPENDPFHAASLQLAEHLGKATGFPVMVGFNEFCAPALDEALDQAASIASHVVVITPMMTRGGTHAEADIPREIDAARARHPTVRFTYAWPFLMPDIAGFLAGQIQRHLQEQGS, from the coding sequence ATGACTGTCCATCCAATCGCCATCGTCCTCGCCATGCACGGAGCGCCGCCCCGGGATTTCCCGCGGCGGGAACTGCAGGAATTCATGGGACTGCACGGCCGGCTAGAACATGCCGCCGGCCCCGAAAGAGAGGCGCTCCAGCGCCGGCACGACGAGCTGGAGACCAGGATGCGCTCTTGGCCGCGCACGCCGGAGAACGACCCGTTCCACGCCGCCTCCCTCCAGTTGGCGGAACACCTGGGTAAGGCGACCGGCTTTCCTGTGATGGTGGGATTCAACGAGTTCTGCGCGCCGGCACTGGATGAGGCCCTGGATCAGGCCGCATCCATCGCCTCCCATGTGGTGGTCATCACCCCGATGATGACCCGCGGCGGGACCCACGCCGAGGCGGATATCCCCCGGGAGATCGACGCGGCACGCGCCCGCCATCCAACGGTGCGCTTCACCTACGCCTGGCCCTTCCTCATGCCGGATATCGCCGGCTTCCTAGCCGGCCAGATTCAGCGGCATCTGCAGGAACAAGGATCATGA
- a CDS encoding amidohydrolase family protein, translating to MTPISIPMRDIDRQIWESELEDFVPPRIYDAHAHLFRADLDLSPESDSPGRRLAARGFAEAGMALWQAWNAALFPGREVHGSCMGFPFVHADLAGMNAFVVEQVREDAGSAALMLVRPGMTPDEVDAFVRANGIIGLKPYRVYSATGDVVDCRITDFLPEELIEVAEEHRLVVVLHLARRRAAADEQNLADLRRLSRRYPHVQWQLAHCARCFIPHFLELAIGPLSELENVWFDTSAVCESDVFDVLLRRGPRERVMFGTDNLPAGVDRGKYIAFGYAWALLTEDNHRFDLSHCQPDATWVVYESLRGLRRAAERNGLTPAEIEDLFYGNAMRLRELCLFS from the coding sequence ATGACCCCAATCTCCATCCCCATGCGGGATATTGATCGGCAAATATGGGAGAGCGAGCTGGAGGATTTCGTCCCCCCTCGCATCTATGATGCGCACGCCCACCTTTTCCGCGCCGACCTCGACCTCTCGCCGGAGTCGGACAGCCCGGGCCGCCGGCTGGCGGCACGGGGCTTCGCTGAGGCCGGCATGGCCCTTTGGCAGGCCTGGAACGCGGCGCTGTTCCCCGGGCGGGAGGTGCACGGCTCCTGCATGGGCTTCCCCTTCGTCCACGCAGATTTGGCCGGCATGAACGCCTTTGTCGTCGAGCAGGTGCGTGAGGATGCCGGCTCCGCCGCCCTCATGCTGGTGCGCCCGGGCATGACACCCGACGAAGTGGATGCCTTCGTGCGGGCAAACGGCATCATCGGCCTGAAGCCCTACCGCGTGTACTCCGCCACCGGCGATGTAGTGGACTGCCGCATCACCGATTTCCTGCCGGAGGAGCTGATCGAGGTGGCGGAGGAGCATCGGTTAGTGGTGGTACTGCACCTGGCGCGCCGGCGTGCCGCCGCCGATGAACAGAACCTGGCGGACCTGCGCCGGCTCAGCCGGCGGTATCCCCACGTCCAGTGGCAGTTGGCCCACTGTGCGCGGTGTTTCATCCCCCATTTCCTGGAGCTGGCCATCGGCCCGCTGTCAGAGCTGGAGAACGTGTGGTTCGATACCTCGGCGGTGTGCGAATCGGATGTGTTCGATGTCCTTCTGCGGCGAGGGCCGCGCGAGCGGGTGATGTTTGGGACGGATAACCTGCCGGCCGGCGTGGACCGGGGCAAATACATCGCCTTCGGCTATGCCTGGGCGCTCCTGACCGAGGACAACCACCGCTTCGACCTGTCGCACTGTCAGCCGGACGCGACTTGGGTGGTGTATGAATCCCTGCGGGGCCTGCGGCGCGCCGCGGAGCGGAACGGTCTGACGCCGGCGGAAATCGAGGACTTGTTCTACGGCAACGCCATGCGGCTGAGGGAATTATGTCTTTTCAGTTGA